In bacterium, one DNA window encodes the following:
- a CDS encoding glycosyltransferase family 39 protein translates to MKNVFEILILSFFIFFSGYFPARFLTQNLPFEKEEKFILNFAFSFFLFYIVGFLSYVFNSNFAIFNGIFLLIFLFFSFFYILKNGFDNQEIKFLKNFFIIFLVFILYQTLIPLYFGGLFYWDWFEHFLRSIFFLDRLPKDIVFEGYIIPSRPPFFNIVCFFYLSITGGEFYKYQIVSTFLNSMLILSVYLFCKEYLKIENKYLFLIVCVVMFLNPAILRQITYTWTKAFCAFYVILGLYFYLKFLKNQNSLHLFISSFLFGIGFIVHFSAGCYIVPVFLHLAFRTILNKNLIKKTGISYLIFLFVIFTYFSWSIKNYGVYKSFFSTNIYQQQKNISLIDRIEKDSFNFIKTLHPFPLKYYKYFFNNSPLFYKFFNYLHPAYVCTLPGSLTFSLTFFLLILFLKNIKQINLKTLSSHSFLIFFFFLSYLLDIVVMPLKELSGLAHTGLLPLTCLFICFGIKYILSMPEKNFFIFSSVFLIETLFILTVFTIAFNIYSDPQRIISLGMSERIDSSLISNFLLKYYNHLVFLHDKISIFK, encoded by the coding sequence ATGAAAAATGTATTTGAAATTTTGATATTAAGTTTTTTCATTTTTTTTAGTGGTTATTTTCCTGCAAGATTTCTTACTCAAAATTTACCTTTTGAAAAAGAAGAAAAATTTATTCTGAATTTTGCTTTCAGTTTTTTTCTTTTTTACATAGTAGGTTTTTTAAGTTATGTTTTTAACTCTAATTTTGCGATTTTTAATGGTATTTTTCTTTTAATCTTCTTATTTTTTTCTTTCTTTTATATTCTTAAAAATGGTTTTGATAATCAGGAAATTAAATTTTTAAAAAATTTTTTTATAATTTTTTTAGTTTTTATTCTTTACCAGACACTTATTCCTCTTTATTTTGGTGGTTTATTTTACTGGGACTGGTTTGAACATTTTTTAAGAAGTATTTTTTTTCTTGATAGATTACCAAAAGACATAGTTTTTGAGGGGTATATTATTCCTTCAAGACCTCCTTTTTTCAATATTGTTTGTTTTTTCTATCTTTCAATTACAGGTGGAGAATTTTATAAATATCAGATTGTTTCAACTTTTTTAAACTCAATGTTAATTTTATCAGTTTATCTTTTTTGTAAAGAATACCTTAAAATTGAAAATAAATACTTATTTTTAATAGTTTGTGTTGTTATGTTTTTAAATCCAGCGATTTTAAGACAGATAACTTATACCTGGACAAAAGCATTTTGTGCTTTTTATGTTATTTTAGGACTTTATTTTTACCTTAAATTTCTTAAAAATCAGAATTCTCTTCATTTATTTATTTCAAGTTTTTTATTCGGTATAGGTTTTATAGTTCATTTTTCTGCTGGTTGTTATATAGTTCCTGTTTTTTTACATCTTGCTTTTAGAACAATTCTTAATAAAAATTTGATAAAAAAAACAGGGATTTCTTATTTGATTTTCTTATTTGTGATTTTTACATATTTTTCATGGTCAATTAAAAACTATGGAGTTTATAAATCTTTTTTCTCAACAAATATATATCAACAGCAGAAAAATATAAGTTTGATTGATAGAATTGAAAAAGATTCCTTTAATTTTATAAAAACCTTACATCCTTTTCCATTAAAATACTACAAATATTTTTTCAATAATTCACCTTTATTTTACAAATTTTTTAATTACCTTCATCCTGCTTATGTATGTACACTACCAGGAAGTTTGACATTTTCATTAACTTTCTTTTTGTTAATTTTATTTTTAAAAAACATTAAACAAATTAATTTAAAAACACTTTCTTCTCATTCTTTTCTTATTTTTTTCTTTTTTTTGAGTTATCTTTTAGATATAGTTGTTATGCCTTTAAAAGAATTGTCAGGACTTGCTCATACAGGATTGCTTCCACTTACATGTTTATTTATCTGTTTTGGAATAAAGTATATACTTTCTATGCCTGAAAAAAATTTTTTTATTTTTAGTTCAGTTTTTCTAATAGAAACACTTTTTATCTTAACTGTTTTTACAATTGCATTTAATATATACTCTGACCCGCAAAGAATTATTTCTCTTGGTATGTCTGAGAGGATTGATTCTTCTTTAATTTCAAACTTCCTTTTAAAATATTATAACCATCTCGTTTTTCTTCATGATAAAATTTCAATCTTTAAATAA
- a CDS encoding NAD(P)-dependent oxidoreductase: protein MKILVTGGGGYIGSVLVPILLQKGYEVIVLDNFMYNQTSLLDCCHLKNLEIIRGDTRDENLLKEILKEVDVIFPLACITGAPACDRNPYEAKSVNLDAIKLILKLRSKEQIIIFPTTNSGYGIGQEGIYCTEETPLRPISLYGRLKVEAEKAVLDSGNSITLRFATCFGISPRMRLDLLVNDFVYRAVVDRYLVVYQGHFKRNYIHVRDASFSFIHCLENFEKMKNNTYNVGLSDANISKLELCELIKKHIPDFYYHEAEVGEDPDKRNYIVSNEKIEKTGYKAKISLDEGINELIKGYKIIRKYGFSNV from the coding sequence ATGAAAATACTTGTTACTGGTGGAGGTGGTTATATAGGTTCGGTATTGGTTCCTATTTTATTACAGAAAGGTTATGAAGTAATTGTTCTTGATAATTTTATGTATAACCAGACATCTCTTCTTGATTGCTGTCATTTAAAAAACCTTGAAATAATAAGAGGAGACACAAGAGATGAAAATTTATTAAAAGAAATATTAAAAGAAGTTGATGTTATATTTCCACTTGCCTGCATAACAGGGGCTCCTGCCTGTGATAGAAATCCTTACGAAGCAAAATCTGTAAATCTTGACGCTATAAAATTGATACTTAAATTGAGAAGTAAAGAACAAATAATCATATTTCCAACAACGAATAGTGGTTATGGAATTGGACAGGAAGGAATATACTGCACAGAAGAAACTCCTTTAAGACCAATATCTCTTTACGGAAGATTAAAAGTTGAAGCAGAAAAAGCAGTTCTGGACTCAGGAAACAGTATCACTTTAAGATTTGCAACATGTTTTGGAATAAGTCCGAGAATGCGACTTGATTTACTTGTCAATGATTTTGTTTACAGAGCGGTTGTAGATAGATATCTTGTTGTTTATCAGGGACATTTTAAAAGAAATTATATACATGTAAGGGATGCTTCTTTTTCTTTCATTCACTGTCTTGAGAATTTTGAAAAGATGAAAAATAATACTTATAATGTTGGACTTAGTGATGCAAATATAAGCAAATTAGAACTGTGTGAACTGATAAAAAAACATATCCCTGATTTTTATTATCATGAAGCAGAGGTTGGAGAGGACCCTGATAAAAGGAACTACATTGTAAGTAATGAAAAGATTGAAAAAACCGGATATAAAGCAAAAATTTCACTTGACGAAGGAATAAACGAATTAAT